The [Eubacterium] siraeum genome contains a region encoding:
- a CDS encoding 4Fe-4S dicluster domain-containing protein, producing MDKKLRKFDTKVQYLKYKVLREVARHAWTTEGTEKPADSFSFFNDVAKKIVKDKPTMRCCIYKERAIVSERIKIAMGGDPTNPNVIEVIDIACDECPVGGYDVTEACRGCIAHRCEDVCRMGAITFDEHQKAHIDKSKCVNCGQCAKVCPYGAILEFKRPCERACKIGAISRATDTSSAAAHIDNDKCISCGACVYTCPFGAISDKSYIVDIIETLKGSDNSKNYKVYAVVAPSIASQFSYAKLDQVVTAIKQLGFHSVVEAALGADMVAYKESKELAEKGFLTSSCCPAFVMYIEKAFPTMTNKISHNLSPMAEIAKYIKDSDPTAKVVFIGPCTAKKMEVQWDKVKPYVDYAMTFEELQAIFDSKDIEVSELEGTVLDNASYYGRIFARCGGLADAVAEALKEQGNEDFKLNGLSCDGIEECKRALMRASKNLLPNNFIEGMACVGGCIGGAGCLTHGEKNKAEVDKYGKLAHEKTITEAIQSFSHVEPKKEN from the coding sequence ATGGACAAGAAGTTAAGAAAGTTTGACACCAAGGTACAGTATCTGAAGTACAAGGTTTTAAGAGAAGTCGCAAGACACGCATGGACGACAGAGGGTACTGAAAAGCCTGCGGATTCGTTCAGCTTCTTTAATGACGTTGCGAAGAAAATAGTCAAGGATAAGCCCACAATGAGATGCTGTATCTACAAGGAGAGAGCTATCGTTTCGGAACGTATTAAAATCGCTATGGGCGGCGATCCGACAAATCCCAACGTAATTGAGGTAATAGATATTGCCTGTGACGAATGCCCCGTAGGCGGCTATGATGTAACGGAGGCATGCAGAGGCTGTATAGCGCACCGTTGCGAAGATGTCTGCCGTATGGGTGCTATCACATTTGACGAGCATCAGAAGGCGCACATCGACAAGTCGAAGTGCGTAAACTGCGGTCAGTGTGCAAAGGTTTGTCCTTACGGCGCTATTCTGGAATTCAAGCGTCCGTGTGAGAGAGCCTGCAAGATAGGCGCTATCTCAAGAGCGACAGACACAAGCTCGGCGGCGGCTCACATTGACAACGACAAGTGCATTTCGTGCGGTGCGTGCGTTTACACCTGCCCGTTCGGTGCGATAAGCGACAAGTCATATATCGTTGACATTATAGAAACGTTAAAGGGCAGTGACAACAGCAAGAATTATAAGGTTTATGCGGTTGTAGCACCCTCGATCGCAAGCCAGTTCAGCTATGCGAAACTCGATCAGGTGGTTACGGCTATCAAGCAGCTTGGCTTCCACAGCGTAGTTGAGGCGGCGCTCGGTGCGGATATGGTAGCGTACAAGGAGTCAAAGGAGCTTGCCGAAAAGGGCTTCCTTACAAGCTCGTGCTGTCCCGCATTCGTAATGTACATCGAGAAAGCATTCCCGACTATGACAAACAAGATTTCGCACAACCTGTCACCTATGGCTGAAATAGCAAAGTACATCAAGGACAGCGATCCCACAGCCAAGGTAGTATTCATCGGACCTTGCACAGCAAAGAAGATGGAAGTACAGTGGGATAAGGTAAAGCCTTATGTAGACTATGCAATGACGTTTGAAGAGTTACAGGCTATCTTCGACAGCAAGGATATAGAGGTATCCGAGCTTGAGGGAACGGTGCTTGATAACGCATCGTACTACGGCAGGATATTCGCACGCTGCGGCGGCCTTGCAGACGCAGTTGCCGAGGCTCTCAAGGAGCAGGGCAACGAGGACTTCAAGCTGAACGGACTTTCCTGCGACGGTATCGAAGAATGCAAGCGTGCGCTTATGCGTGCATCAAAGAATCTTCTGCCCAACAACTTCATTGAAGGTATGGCTTGTGTCGGCGGCTGCATCGGGGGAGCAGGTTGCCTGACACACGGCGAAAAGAACAAGGCAGAGGTTGACAAGTACGGTAAGCTCGCACACGAAAAGACTATAACAGAGGCAATACAGTCTTTTTCACACGTTGAACCTAAAAAAGAAAATTAA
- a CDS encoding LysR family transcriptional regulator has translation MNLLHLKYAVEIEKTGSITKAANNLFMGQPNLSKAIKELENEIGITIFRRTTKGVAPTEKGGEFLGYAKAVLDQFDEMVSLYKPKVDDGVRFSISVPRATYITKAFSNFVSLLDTDKEISINFKETNSMDAINNILNFDFKLGIIRYQNIHEKQYFAMLDGKNLKYRPLWEFEYRLLVNKDSPLAKENPDGIVKYSDLEDYIEIVHGDLSVPSLSFSKVSRSSVSEHRKKRIYVYERGSQFDLLGNLYNTYMWVSPVPKSCLEQHAMVQLKCDVPYKVNKDVLIFPKGYSLSKLDEQFIAELERVKEKIKMDGLY, from the coding sequence ATGAACCTGCTGCATCTTAAATATGCGGTTGAGATCGAAAAAACCGGTTCGATCACAAAGGCGGCAAACAATTTATTCATGGGACAGCCTAATCTCAGCAAGGCTATAAAAGAGCTGGAAAATGAAATCGGCATCACAATATTCCGCAGGACTACAAAAGGGGTTGCTCCTACGGAAAAGGGCGGCGAATTCTTAGGCTACGCAAAGGCGGTGCTTGATCAGTTTGACGAAATGGTATCGCTCTACAAGCCTAAGGTGGATGACGGTGTGCGTTTCAGCATTTCCGTTCCAAGAGCTACCTATATCACAAAGGCGTTTTCAAACTTTGTGAGCCTGCTTGATACCGACAAGGAAATATCCATCAATTTCAAGGAAACAAATTCGATGGACGCTATCAACAACATCCTGAACTTCGACTTCAAGCTGGGGATAATCAGGTATCAGAATATCCACGAAAAGCAGTATTTTGCAATGCTTGACGGGAAGAATCTGAAATACCGTCCGTTATGGGAGTTTGAATATAGGCTTCTTGTGAACAAGGACAGCCCGCTTGCAAAGGAAAATCCGGACGGTATAGTGAAATATTCCGACTTGGAGGATTATATCGAGATAGTACACGGCGACCTTTCCGTGCCGTCGCTGTCATTCTCGAAGGTATCACGTTCAAGCGTTTCTGAACACCGTAAAAAGCGTATATATGTTTACGAAAGAGGAAGTCAGTTTGACCTGCTCGGAAACCTGTATAACACTTATATGTGGGTTTCGCCCGTTCCTAAAAGCTGTCTTGAACAGCACGCAATGGTACAGCTGAAATGCGATGTTCCCTACAAGGTAAACAAGGACGTGCTTATCTTCCCGAAGGGCTACAGCTTAAGCAAGCTCGATGAGCAGTTTATAGCGGAGCTTGAAAGAGTGAAGGAAAAGATAAAAATGGACGGCTTATATTAA
- a CDS encoding serine/threonine-protein phosphatase: protein MMNSKAFSFCTDIGYLSVNKHDEQLCGDHVELVEQDENSIVFVLADGLGSGVKASILSTLTSKIISTMMANSMSVEDCVATMAATLPVCEVRKVAYSTFTIIRVVNNKEAEIIQYDNPQVIMLRDGKNFDYPKTINQIDGKTIYISKVQLKLDDTFITTSDGAIYAGVGSSLNFGWQRDNIIEFMEGVYDREYSAKALATLLLDECVRLYGGSPGDDTTVGVIKIREREQVNLMIGPPSDPKDLNKMMTLFFSKEGKHIVCGGTTSTLTGQFLGKPVIPCLDYISPDIPPMATIEGVDIVTEGVITISKVLDYAKDYLGENKLYDDWTILQDGASCIARMLFEDATDINFYVGRAVNAAHQNPNLPITFNIKMQLVDELSKCLRQMGKKIKVSYF from the coding sequence ATGATGAACAGTAAAGCGTTCAGCTTCTGCACCGATATAGGTTATCTGAGCGTCAACAAGCACGATGAACAGCTTTGCGGCGACCATGTGGAGCTTGTCGAGCAGGACGAAAACTCGATTGTTTTTGTGCTGGCAGACGGACTGGGAAGCGGTGTAAAAGCATCAATTCTTTCAACGCTGACCTCAAAGATAATATCCACTATGATGGCAAACAGTATGAGCGTTGAGGACTGTGTTGCAACAATGGCGGCAACGCTTCCCGTGTGTGAGGTACGCAAGGTCGCATATTCGACCTTTACGATCATCAGAGTGGTAAACAACAAGGAAGCCGAGATAATCCAGTACGATAATCCGCAGGTGATAATGCTGCGTGACGGCAAGAATTTTGACTATCCGAAAACCATAAATCAGATAGACGGCAAGACGATATATATTTCAAAGGTACAGCTGAAGCTGGACGATACCTTTATCACCACAAGCGACGGCGCTATCTATGCAGGCGTCGGCTCGTCGCTCAATTTCGGGTGGCAGAGAGATAATATAATAGAATTCATGGAAGGCGTATATGACAGGGAGTATTCCGCAAAGGCGCTTGCCACGCTTCTGCTTGACGAATGCGTAAGGCTGTACGGCGGCTCGCCGGGCGATGATACTACTGTCGGGGTCATAAAGATCCGTGAGCGTGAACAGGTGAACCTTATGATAGGTCCGCCGTCCGATCCAAAGGATCTGAACAAGATGATGACGCTGTTCTTTTCAAAAGAAGGAAAGCATATTGTCTGCGGCGGTACGACATCTACACTTACGGGACAGTTCTTAGGAAAGCCGGTTATACCCTGCCTTGACTATATCAGCCCCGATATTCCGCCTATGGCTACCATTGAGGGTGTAGATATAGTTACAGAGGGCGTTATCACGATAAGCAAGGTGCTTGACTACGCTAAGGATTATCTGGGTGAAAACAAGCTGTACGATGACTGGACGATACTTCAGGATGGCGCATCGTGCATAGCGAGAATGCTCTTTGAGGACGCTACAGATATTAATTTCTATGTGGGCAGGGCTGTCAATGCGGCACATCAGAACCCTAACCTGCCAATCACCTTCAATATAAAAATGCAGCTTGTTGACGAACTGAGCAAATGCCTGAGGCAAATGGGCAAGAAAATTAAAGTAAGCTATTTCTAA